In one Sphingobium sp. MI1205 genomic region, the following are encoded:
- the rseP gene encoding RIP metalloprotease RseP codes for MIQNPGFLLTVLAFVAVIGPLVFVHELGHYLVGRWCGVKAEAFSIGFGPEIAAWVDRRGTRWRIGALPLGGYVRFKGDMNAASQTDPAWLQLPSAERAESFPAKPLWQRAAIVAAGPLINFLFAILVLATFAVVHGESRTPAVAGQVQPGSAAAAAGIQPGDRIVSLNGREMATFDDIRLYAQIRPDEPVTILIERAGQNIERQGRVGAVQERDGFGNSFRIGRLGIAPGDPVIEPVALWRAPIVAIKQTGQIVRTMVETLGQILGGGRSVKELGGPLKIAEVSGQAATLGLESFVFFMALISINLGFINLLPIPMLDGGHLLFYGVEAIQRRPVSPRVQEWAYRSGLAMLLAMMMLVTFNDLSSFGLWERLSGLIG; via the coding sequence TTGATCCAGAATCCCGGTTTTCTGCTGACCGTCCTTGCATTTGTAGCGGTCATCGGACCGCTCGTTTTCGTGCATGAACTGGGTCATTATCTGGTCGGCCGCTGGTGCGGGGTTAAGGCCGAGGCGTTCTCGATCGGCTTCGGCCCGGAAATCGCCGCCTGGGTGGACCGGCGCGGCACCCGCTGGCGGATCGGTGCGCTGCCGCTGGGCGGTTATGTCCGCTTCAAGGGTGACATGAACGCCGCCAGCCAGACCGATCCGGCCTGGCTGCAGCTTCCCTCTGCTGAACGCGCGGAAAGCTTCCCGGCGAAACCGCTTTGGCAAAGAGCTGCGATCGTGGCGGCCGGACCGCTGATCAACTTCCTTTTCGCTATCCTTGTCCTTGCGACCTTTGCCGTCGTTCATGGTGAGAGCCGGACGCCTGCCGTTGCCGGTCAGGTCCAACCGGGTAGCGCAGCTGCTGCGGCCGGCATCCAGCCGGGGGACCGTATCGTCTCGCTCAACGGGCGGGAAATGGCGACCTTCGACGATATTCGCCTCTACGCGCAGATCCGTCCCGATGAACCGGTGACCATCCTGATCGAGCGGGCGGGCCAGAACATCGAACGGCAAGGCCGGGTTGGCGCAGTGCAGGAACGTGATGGCTTTGGCAACAGCTTCCGGATCGGGCGGCTGGGCATCGCGCCGGGCGATCCAGTGATCGAACCCGTCGCGCTTTGGCGTGCGCCGATTGTCGCTATCAAGCAGACGGGCCAGATCGTCCGCACGATGGTGGAAACACTGGGCCAGATATTGGGCGGCGGCCGGTCCGTGAAGGAGTTGGGTGGCCCTCTCAAGATTGCGGAAGTTTCGGGTCAGGCGGCTACGTTGGGCCTGGAAAGCTTCGTCTTCTTCATGGCGCTGATCTCGATTAACTTGGGGTTCATCAACTTGTTGCCAATTCCCATGCTGGATGGCGGGCATCTGCTGTTTTACGGGGTGGAGGCGATACAGCGCAGGCCGGTCAGTCCGCGCGTTCAGGAATGGGCTTACCGGTCGGGTCTGGCGATGCTCCTGGCGATGATGATGCTGGTGACTTTCAACGATTTATCTTCTTTCGGGCTCTGGGAACGCCTGTCCGGCTTGATCGGATAA
- the bamA gene encoding outer membrane protein assembly factor BamA, whose translation MSSKRQRPVVAALLATTMFGGLSAVPALAQEAAAPTAVAPAAAPVMGTVRSINVVGQQRLEPDTVLSYTKLRIGQAFTRESLDQALRDLYETELFADVQIRNDSGALTVEIKENPVINRIVLEGNKRLKEDKIRPEIKLAPRQIYTRSKVRADVARIIELYRRQGRFAATVEPKMVQLDQNRVDIVFEISEGPKSKVRQINVIGNDKFSDGELRSQMVTKQSRWFRIFSSGTSYDPDRLAYDQQKLRQFYLTEGYADFRVISAVAELTPDKQDFIITYVVEEGQRYKFGDVKVESDIRDLSGTSLTKTLPMKKGDWYNAKQVEDTVDTLSETAGLFGYAFAEVQPDFNRDKDSLTMGINFRIANAPRVYVERVDINGNTLTQDKVVRREFRLAEGDAFNSFLVKRSKDRINSLGFFQERLDIEQKPGSAPDRIILETNVQEKSTGELSLSAGFSSLERFIVAASITQRNFRGKGQELRTSVNYSSYSKSVEVGFTEPYFMDKNIALGGDIYRRDLNSFRFTNNNDRDTTYEQTTTGFQIRAGVPITEYMSLALRYSLNLDDVSLDEDTYYSDTDGDGVRECDPILAGRYLCDAIGKRTTSSLGYSLIYDNRDNRIRPTRGHNVVVSQDFAGLGGSVKYVRTRLNGSKYWPLGSGFIFSLSGEGGYIHSLEGDRRDASGALVDPIRLTDRFFLGNPQIRGFDIRGIGPRVVRRYYSTTTDTTGAITGALSTDNNNRRDDALGGKIYYLARAEIEIPLGSGAREMGLRPSVFVDAGAVAGLRDPLTTPFAGYCSVGSGTTATTVRAGGSPQAPTCPTGGTHLSGTGFEEQYLGDTLKPRVAVGFGINWNSPFGPFRIDIAKALLKEPGDDTQLISFNVGTQF comes from the coding sequence ATGAGCAGCAAGAGACAGCGCCCGGTTGTCGCGGCCCTTCTGGCAACGACGATGTTCGGCGGCCTGTCTGCCGTTCCCGCCCTGGCGCAGGAAGCTGCCGCGCCGACTGCGGTCGCGCCAGCCGCTGCGCCGGTCATGGGCACTGTCCGCAGCATCAATGTCGTTGGCCAGCAGCGCCTGGAACCAGACACGGTTTTGTCATACACCAAACTGCGCATTGGTCAGGCCTTCACCCGGGAATCGCTCGATCAGGCACTGCGCGACCTTTACGAAACCGAACTGTTCGCTGACGTTCAGATCCGCAACGACAGTGGCGCGCTGACGGTTGAGATAAAGGAAAATCCGGTCATCAACCGCATCGTGTTGGAAGGCAACAAGCGGCTGAAGGAAGACAAGATCCGGCCGGAAATCAAGCTCGCGCCGCGTCAAATCTATACCCGGTCTAAGGTGCGCGCAGACGTTGCCCGCATCATAGAGCTGTATCGGCGCCAAGGCCGTTTCGCCGCGACGGTTGAACCCAAGATGGTGCAGCTCGACCAGAACCGAGTCGATATCGTTTTCGAAATTTCGGAAGGGCCCAAATCCAAGGTTCGCCAGATCAACGTGATCGGTAATGACAAATTCAGCGATGGCGAACTGCGCAGCCAGATGGTGACGAAGCAGTCGCGCTGGTTCCGCATATTCTCATCGGGCACCAGCTATGATCCCGATCGTCTGGCTTATGACCAGCAGAAGCTGCGCCAATTCTATCTGACCGAAGGCTATGCCGATTTCCGTGTGATTTCCGCGGTTGCCGAACTGACGCCTGACAAGCAGGACTTCATCATCACCTATGTGGTCGAGGAGGGGCAGCGCTACAAGTTTGGCGATGTGAAGGTCGAATCCGACATTCGCGATTTGTCCGGCACGTCGCTCACCAAGACGTTGCCGATGAAGAAGGGCGACTGGTACAACGCCAAGCAGGTCGAGGACACGGTCGATACGCTGAGTGAAACTGCCGGTTTGTTTGGCTATGCCTTCGCCGAGGTTCAGCCGGACTTCAATCGCGACAAGGATAGCCTTACGATGGGGATCAATTTCCGCATCGCCAATGCGCCGCGTGTCTATGTCGAACGGGTTGACATCAATGGCAATACGCTAACGCAGGACAAGGTCGTACGCCGCGAATTTCGCCTGGCGGAGGGTGATGCGTTTAATAGCTTCCTCGTCAAGCGCTCCAAGGACCGGATCAACTCGCTGGGCTTTTTTCAGGAAAGGCTGGATATCGAGCAGAAGCCCGGATCTGCGCCGGACCGGATCATTCTGGAAACCAATGTACAGGAAAAATCGACCGGTGAACTGTCGCTGTCGGCAGGCTTCTCGTCGCTTGAGCGTTTCATCGTCGCTGCCTCGATCACCCAGCGCAATTTCCGGGGCAAGGGGCAAGAACTGCGGACGAGCGTCAATTACTCCAGCTATTCCAAATCGGTCGAAGTCGGTTTTACCGAACCCTATTTCATGGACAAGAATATCGCGCTTGGCGGCGATATCTACCGGCGTGACCTCAACAGCTTCCGCTTTACGAACAACAATGATCGCGACACGACGTACGAGCAGACCACGACCGGTTTTCAGATCCGGGCGGGCGTGCCGATCACGGAATATATGTCGCTTGCCCTGCGCTACAGCCTCAACCTGGACGATGTGAGCCTGGATGAGGACACCTATTATTCCGACACTGACGGTGATGGTGTAAGGGAATGTGACCCGATTCTGGCCGGGCGCTATCTGTGCGATGCGATCGGTAAGCGGACAACCTCTTCGCTCGGCTACTCGCTGATCTATGACAATCGCGATAACCGTATTCGGCCGACGCGTGGGCATAATGTCGTCGTCAGCCAGGACTTCGCCGGGCTAGGTGGCAGCGTCAAATATGTGCGCACGCGGCTCAACGGCTCGAAATACTGGCCGCTGGGTAGCGGTTTCATTTTCTCGCTTTCGGGAGAAGGCGGTTATATTCATAGCCTTGAGGGTGACCGTCGGGATGCATCGGGCGCCTTGGTTGATCCCATTCGTCTCACCGACCGCTTTTTCCTGGGTAATCCGCAAATTCGCGGTTTCGACATTCGCGGTATTGGTCCGCGCGTCGTAAGGCGGTACTACTCGACCACGACCGATACGACCGGTGCGATTACCGGGGCTTTGTCCACCGATAACAACAATCGTCGGGACGATGCGCTTGGCGGCAAGATTTATTATTTGGCTCGTGCTGAAATCGAAATTCCGTTGGGTTCCGGCGCACGTGAAATGGGATTGCGGCCTTCAGTTTTTGTCGATGCTGGTGCCGTTGCCGGCTTGCGTGATCCTTTAACGACGCCTTTTGCTGGTTATTGTTCTGTTGGCAGCGGTACAACCGCGACGACAGTCCGCGCGGGTGGATCGCCACAGGCTCCGACCTGCCCCACCGGTGGAACGCATCTGAGCGGCACCGGCTTCGAAGAGCAATATCTTGGCGATACGCTCAAGCCGCGCGTCGCGGTGGGCTTCGGTATCAATTGGAACTCGCCCTTCGGGCCGTTCCGCATCGACATCGCCAAGGCCCTGCTCAAGGAACCAGGGGACGACACTCAGCTCATCAGCTTCAACGTAGGGACTCAATTCTAA
- a CDS encoding OmpH family outer membrane protein translates to MKTIIKAAALALAPMTAIVLTSAPAAAQSKTGIAVADLQRAVATSSAYTTARTQIQTTYKAQIDSFTARKNAIDADLKAKGTALEAAMKAAGNKPTPAIQTQYEAYQKAGQNGQAELQRLGQPIALANAYVEEQISAKLSDALKSAMTKAKVDLILAPDATVSYQPTVDITQQVVTELNALVPSVGITPPAGWQPGGARGQAQAPAAAAPANPSQQPSSR, encoded by the coding sequence ATGAAGACGATCATCAAAGCTGCGGCGCTCGCGCTTGCACCCATGACTGCCATCGTGCTGACCAGTGCGCCGGCTGCCGCTCAATCAAAGACGGGCATCGCCGTTGCCGACCTGCAGCGGGCCGTTGCGACCAGCTCCGCCTACACGACCGCGCGTACCCAGATCCAGACCACGTACAAGGCGCAGATCGACAGCTTCACCGCGCGCAAGAATGCGATCGACGCTGACCTCAAGGCAAAGGGCACTGCTCTGGAAGCCGCGATGAAGGCGGCAGGCAATAAGCCGACCCCGGCGATCCAGACCCAGTATGAAGCCTATCAGAAGGCCGGTCAGAACGGTCAAGCCGAGTTGCAGCGGCTGGGCCAGCCGATCGCGCTGGCGAACGCCTATGTCGAAGAACAGATTTCGGCCAAGCTGTCCGATGCGCTCAAGTCCGCGATGACCAAGGCGAAGGTTGACCTGATCCTCGCCCCCGATGCAACTGTCTCGTATCAGCCGACGGTTGATATCACGCAGCAGGTTGTGACCGAACTGAACGCACTGGTGCCCAGCGTGGGCATTACACCGCCCGCAGGCTGGCAGCCGGGCGGCGCACGTGGCCAGGCACAGGCGCCTGCCGCAGCGGCCCCCGCCAACCCGTCGCAGCAGCCCAGTTCGCGCTGA
- the fabZ gene encoding 3-hydroxyacyl-ACP dehydratase FabZ — translation MTGEVDAASAAIGSIDIRGIMAALPHRYPMLLVDRVAALVPNERIHAVKAVSINESFFQGHFPGRPIMPGVLIVEAMAQAAGVLTVETLELRGSGKLVYFMSIDGAKFRNPVEPGCLLDMHVELLQIRGRVCKFVGKASVDGKLCAEANFVAMIADPPED, via the coding sequence ATGACGGGGGAAGTTGACGCGGCCTCCGCCGCCATTGGTTCCATCGATATTCGTGGGATCATGGCGGCGCTGCCGCACCGCTATCCGATGCTGCTCGTCGATCGCGTGGCTGCTCTCGTACCTAATGAGAGAATCCATGCGGTTAAGGCCGTGTCGATCAACGAGTCTTTTTTCCAGGGGCATTTCCCTGGTCGGCCCATCATGCCCGGCGTATTGATTGTCGAGGCAATGGCGCAGGCTGCGGGTGTGCTGACGGTAGAAACGCTCGAGCTTCGCGGTTCGGGCAAGCTCGTCTATTTCATGAGCATCGATGGAGCGAAGTTCCGCAATCCTGTGGAGCCCGGCTGCCTGCTCGACATGCATGTCGAACTGCTTCAGATTCGGGGCCGCGTTTGCAAATTTGTCGGCAAGGCGTCGGTGGACGGCAAACTATGCGCCGAGGCGAATTTCGTCGCGATGATCGCCGATCCACCAGAGGATTAG
- the rpmE gene encoding 50S ribosomal protein L31 encodes MKADTHPDYHFITVQMTDGTTFRTRSTWGKEGDTLALDIDPKSHPAWTGGQRQLEQGGQVARFNKRFGGLTLKK; translated from the coding sequence ATGAAGGCCGATACGCACCCCGATTACCACTTCATCACCGTCCAGATGACCGACGGCACCACCTTCCGCACTCGTTCGACCTGGGGCAAGGAAGGCGATACGCTGGCGCTCGACATTGATCCCAAGTCGCACCCGGCATGGACCGGCGGCCAACGCCAGCTAGAGCAGGGCGGCCAGGTGGCGCGCTTCAACAAGCGTTTCGGCGGTCTGACGCTGAAGAAGTAA
- the aroB gene encoding 3-dehydroquinate synthase, whose translation MALVRVALGARSYDIVIEQGALDRAGEHLAGYARNGRLVVVTDANVAQAQLQRLETALNAAGIAVEPIVLPAGEQTKSWRHLEELLDQLLTLEVERGDHVVALGGGVIGDLVGFAASVLKRGCHFIQVPTTLLAQVDSSVGGKTAINTRAGKNLIGSFYQPSLVLIDPSTLDSLPLRETRAGYAEVVKYGLIDDPDFFAWCEADGHRLLEGDAKAREFAIERSVKAKASIVADDERETSGRRALLNLGHTFGHALEADTGFSDKLLHGEGVAAGIALAFCYSARLGLCPPGDATRVITHLKAVGLPHNLSSAHVTGDGASLVAHMLHDKKMAAGTLPFLLARGIGQTFLSKDVSLEDVSAFLDENRTG comes from the coding sequence ATGGCATTAGTCCGTGTCGCGCTGGGCGCGCGCAGCTACGATATCGTGATTGAACAGGGCGCCTTGGATCGGGCAGGCGAACATCTCGCCGGATATGCTCGCAACGGGCGGCTCGTGGTCGTGACCGACGCCAATGTAGCCCAAGCGCAGTTACAGCGGCTCGAAACCGCCCTGAACGCCGCCGGAATCGCGGTCGAACCGATCGTCCTTCCCGCAGGCGAGCAGACAAAGAGCTGGCGACATCTGGAAGAACTGCTCGACCAGCTGCTGACGCTGGAAGTGGAGCGTGGCGATCATGTAGTCGCGCTGGGCGGCGGCGTAATCGGAGACCTAGTGGGGTTTGCCGCCTCGGTGCTGAAGCGCGGCTGCCACTTCATACAGGTGCCGACCACATTGCTTGCGCAGGTGGACAGCTCTGTGGGCGGCAAGACGGCAATCAATACCCGCGCGGGCAAGAATCTGATCGGCAGCTTCTATCAGCCCAGCTTGGTGCTGATCGACCCTTCCACGCTCGACAGTCTGCCGCTGCGCGAAACGCGGGCGGGCTATGCAGAAGTCGTCAAATATGGGCTGATTGACGATCCAGACTTCTTCGCATGGTGCGAGGCCGACGGGCATCGCTTGCTGGAAGGCGATGCCAAGGCCCGCGAATTCGCGATCGAGCGGAGCGTTAAGGCAAAAGCGTCAATTGTCGCGGATGACGAGCGCGAAACCTCGGGGCGGCGCGCGCTGCTCAACCTTGGCCACACCTTCGGCCATGCGCTGGAGGCGGACACGGGCTTTTCCGACAAGCTGCTGCATGGAGAAGGCGTTGCTGCGGGGATAGCGCTCGCCTTCTGCTATTCCGCACGGCTTGGGCTATGCCCGCCCGGTGATGCGACGCGCGTGATTACGCATTTAAAAGCTGTTGGGCTGCCCCACAATCTCTCCAGCGCTCATGTCACAGGCGATGGCGCATCGCTGGTCGCGCACATGTTGCACGACAAGAAGATGGCCGCAGGCACCCTGCCCTTCTTGCTGGCCCGTGGTATCGGGCAGACGTTCTTGTCGAAAGACGTCTCGCTGGAGGATGTATCCGCGTTTCTTGATGAGAACCGGACCGGCTGA
- a CDS encoding shikimate kinase, with the protein MQRNSKSVSPQSKRGSIVLIGMMGVGKSTVGRRLAARLGLAFVDADEEIEKAAGMTISEMFARYGESYFRDGERRVIARLLDDEPKVIATGGGAFMQDETRALILNQATAVWLDADIDTLVDRVSRREGRPLLAGKDPRVVLTELAAVRNPTYALAPIHVKSIAAPHEVAVERILEKLTAWH; encoded by the coding sequence ATGCAGCGAAACAGCAAATCCGTGTCCCCGCAGTCGAAGCGCGGTTCTATCGTCCTCATAGGTATGATGGGCGTTGGAAAATCGACGGTAGGGCGCAGGCTCGCCGCGCGCCTCGGCCTGGCATTCGTGGACGCCGATGAGGAAATCGAAAAGGCTGCCGGCATGACGATCAGCGAGATGTTCGCGCGCTATGGCGAGTCCTATTTTCGCGATGGCGAGCGGCGGGTGATCGCCCGGTTGCTGGATGACGAGCCCAAGGTTATCGCGACCGGCGGCGGCGCCTTCATGCAGGACGAGACGCGCGCGCTGATTCTCAATCAGGCAACAGCGGTGTGGCTCGACGCCGATATCGACACATTGGTTGATCGCGTCTCCCGCCGCGAGGGACGCCCCCTGCTAGCAGGGAAGGATCCGCGCGTGGTGCTGACCGAACTTGCTGCGGTGCGCAATCCCACCTACGCGCTCGCACCCATTCATGTGAAGAGCATCGCGGCGCCCCATGAAGTGGCGGTCGAACGCATCCTGGAGAAATTGACCGCATGGCATTAG
- a CDS encoding tyrosine recombinase, protein MGEDSALIDRFLEMMAAERGASRNTLLAYRADLEGAAILLNGLSSAAKGGIAGLASSWASLAASSVARKASALRAYYAFLEEEGLRADNPSSALPRPVTRRPLPKILSGQEVESLFTVIAQKLAVEHPAPLDLRLSALIELLYGSGLRATELVSLPRRALAADRPFLILKGKGGRERLVPISDRARGAVAAWLAHVPADSPWLFPSGQSHVSRIRLYQLVKELAAAAGIAPERASPHVLRHAFATHLLEGGADLRALQSMLGHADIGTTQIYTHVDSRRLVELVNSRHPLATMRDRSVDDGASAP, encoded by the coding sequence GTGGGAGAGGACAGCGCCCTTATCGACCGCTTTCTGGAGATGATGGCGGCTGAGCGTGGCGCTTCGCGCAACACCTTGCTTGCGTATCGGGCCGACCTTGAGGGGGCCGCGATCCTGCTGAACGGCCTTTCTAGCGCTGCCAAGGGGGGCATTGCTGGATTAGCCAGTTCATGGGCAAGCCTCGCAGCTTCCTCCGTCGCGCGAAAGGCTTCGGCGCTTCGTGCCTACTATGCATTTCTTGAAGAGGAGGGGCTGCGTGCCGACAATCCATCCTCTGCATTGCCGCGTCCCGTCACGCGACGACCTTTGCCCAAGATATTGTCCGGGCAAGAGGTCGAATCTCTTTTTACCGTGATCGCGCAGAAGCTGGCTGTCGAGCATCCCGCGCCTCTGGACCTGCGCCTTTCTGCCCTTATCGAACTGCTTTATGGTTCGGGTCTGCGGGCAACGGAGCTGGTGTCCCTGCCGCGTCGGGCGCTTGCCGCTGACCGGCCCTTCCTGATCCTGAAGGGCAAAGGCGGGCGAGAGAGGTTGGTGCCGATTTCCGATCGGGCTCGCGGCGCCGTCGCCGCCTGGCTTGCCCATGTGCCTGCCGACAGCCCCTGGCTCTTTCCATCAGGCCAAAGCCATGTCAGCCGTATCCGCCTTTATCAGTTGGTGAAGGAACTCGCCGCTGCTGCGGGCATCGCGCCGGAGCGAGCGAGTCCCCATGTCTTACGTCATGCCTTCGCCACGCACTTGTTGGAGGGCGGTGCGGATCTGCGTGCGCTTCAGTCTATGCTGGGCCATGCGGACATTGGAACGACGCAAATCTACACACATGTCGATAGCCGCCGTCTCGTCGAACTGGTCAACAGTCGCCATCCACTGGCGACGATGCGCGATCGTTCCGTTGACGACGGAGCATCTGCGCCCTAA
- a CDS encoding acetyl-CoA carboxylase carboxyltransferase subunit alpha yields the protein MVSFLEFEKPIAELEARVIELRATASAGDIDISGEIDKLEQRAAKLLVDTYAKLTPWQKTQVARHPDRPHFKDYVAGMFDNFMPLAGDRAFSDDQAIIGGLAMLGERRVMVIGHEKGDDTASRVRHNFGMAKPEGYRKAIRLMQLADRFGLPVVTLVDTSGAFPGVQAEERGQAEAIARSTEQCLALGVPMIAAVVGEGGSGGAVALAAANRVLMFEHAVYSVISPEGCASILWRTANRASDAATAMQVTAQHLKELGVIDRIVFEPAGGAHREPVQAIASLGAAIGEELDLLAGLGPQDLRTDRADKFLAIGA from the coding sequence ATGGTTAGTTTTCTGGAATTTGAAAAGCCTATCGCCGAGCTTGAGGCACGTGTCATTGAACTGCGTGCGACCGCCAGCGCAGGGGATATCGACATCAGCGGCGAGATCGATAAACTCGAGCAGCGCGCGGCGAAGTTGTTGGTCGATACCTATGCCAAGCTGACGCCGTGGCAAAAGACGCAAGTCGCGCGCCATCCCGATCGCCCGCATTTCAAGGATTATGTCGCGGGCATGTTCGATAATTTCATGCCGCTGGCTGGTGACCGAGCTTTCTCCGATGATCAGGCGATCATTGGTGGCCTGGCGATGCTGGGTGAACGGCGCGTCATGGTGATCGGTCACGAAAAGGGTGACGATACGGCCAGCCGCGTTCGTCACAATTTTGGCATGGCGAAGCCCGAAGGCTATCGCAAAGCGATCCGCCTGATGCAACTGGCTGACCGTTTCGGACTGCCTGTGGTTACGCTGGTCGATACGTCAGGCGCTTTCCCCGGCGTTCAGGCGGAAGAGCGTGGACAAGCCGAAGCAATCGCCCGTTCGACCGAGCAGTGCCTGGCGCTCGGCGTGCCGATGATCGCCGCCGTGGTGGGTGAAGGTGGCTCGGGTGGAGCAGTGGCGCTCGCGGCTGCCAACCGTGTGTTGATGTTCGAACATGCGGTCTATTCGGTCATTTCTCCAGAGGGATGTGCGTCGATCCTCTGGCGAACCGCCAACAGGGCGAGCGATGCCGCTACGGCGATGCAGGTGACGGCGCAGCATCTTAAGGAACTGGGCGTCATCGACCGCATCGTCTTCGAACCAGCCGGCGGCGCACACAGGGAACCTGTGCAGGCGATCGCGAGCTTGGGCGCGGCGATTGGCGAAGAACTGGATTTGCTCGCGGGCCTCGGTCCGCAGGATTTGCGAACCGATCGCGCCGACAAATTCCTGGCGATCGGAGCCTGA
- a CDS encoding M48 family metalloprotease, translating to MKRGIACICGATGLVAAFATPSVLGQQRAIQTVSSISAQDKASGAKQHPQLLNELGGAYAGPQAKYVETVGRRIAVQSGLSNAQSDFTVTLVNSPVNNAFAIPGGYVYVTRQLVALMNDEAELAAVLGHEVGHVAARHGQRRHQAAQRNAIGGTLLQVLTGALLGDSGFAGLLQKGIGKGSQLLTLKFSRSQEYEADDLGIRYLAAGGYDARALSSMLASLAAQSNLDTRMSGNARSLPEWASTHPDPASRVGRAARNASGQKVRPDARNKDAFINMVDGLLYGDDPRQGVIDGRIFRHPDLRLAFTAPSGFGMENAADAVSVTGSGGQAQFSGGAYSGNLPAYIDSVFAQVAGSNAQVPAGEVHRTTVNGIPTAWRTIRANTQSSQVDATVFAYDFGGGKAYHFLLLTAAGQGIGPFTSMVQSVQRLTTQETAVIKPRRVSVVTVKAGETVQSISQRMAYADHQLERFLTLNALNSQSVLRPGQRVKIVV from the coding sequence GTGAAAAGGGGAATAGCGTGTATATGCGGTGCGACCGGACTGGTTGCCGCTTTCGCCACGCCATCGGTGCTCGGCCAGCAACGCGCGATCCAGACCGTTTCGTCAATCAGCGCACAAGACAAGGCGAGCGGGGCGAAACAGCATCCGCAACTGCTCAATGAATTGGGCGGCGCCTATGCCGGACCTCAGGCGAAATATGTGGAAACCGTCGGCCGCCGCATAGCGGTACAGTCCGGCCTGTCGAATGCGCAAAGCGACTTTACAGTTACGCTGGTAAACTCGCCCGTAAACAATGCCTTCGCGATCCCGGGCGGTTATGTCTACGTCACTCGCCAACTCGTCGCATTGATGAATGACGAAGCTGAACTGGCGGCGGTTCTGGGCCATGAAGTAGGCCATGTCGCGGCCCGTCATGGTCAGCGGCGGCACCAGGCGGCGCAGCGGAATGCTATCGGCGGCACGCTCCTGCAGGTGCTTACCGGAGCCTTGCTTGGCGATTCAGGTTTTGCGGGCTTGCTGCAAAAAGGAATCGGCAAGGGCAGCCAGTTGCTGACCCTCAAATTTTCCCGTTCGCAAGAATATGAGGCGGATGATCTGGGCATCCGTTACCTTGCGGCGGGCGGTTACGATGCGCGCGCGCTGTCGTCCATGCTGGCGTCTCTCGCCGCTCAGAGCAATCTGGATACGCGCATGTCTGGTAACGCCCGGTCCTTACCAGAATGGGCCAGTACTCACCCCGATCCAGCTTCGCGCGTAGGGCGTGCAGCCCGGAACGCATCTGGACAGAAGGTCCGCCCCGACGCACGTAACAAGGATGCGTTCATTAATATGGTGGACGGCCTCCTTTACGGCGACGATCCGCGGCAAGGCGTTATTGATGGACGCATCTTTCGTCACCCTGACCTGCGCCTCGCATTCACTGCCCCTTCCGGCTTCGGTATGGAAAATGCTGCCGACGCTGTGTCGGTGACGGGCTCTGGTGGCCAGGCCCAATTCTCGGGAGGGGCTTATTCCGGGAACCTTCCGGCCTATATCGACTCGGTCTTCGCGCAAGTAGCCGGAAGCAACGCCCAGGTTCCTGCAGGAGAGGTGCATCGGACGACTGTGAACGGCATACCTACTGCTTGGCGAACCATTCGTGCGAACACCCAGTCCAGCCAGGTTGACGCGACCGTTTTCGCTTATGATTTTGGTGGCGGGAAAGCCTATCATTTCCTCCTGCTGACAGCGGCGGGGCAAGGCATAGGCCCCTTCACATCGATGGTGCAGTCGGTGCAGCGCCTCACGACCCAGGAAACTGCGGTGATCAAGCCGCGCCGTGTCAGCGTCGTGACCGTTAAGGCAGGCGAAACGGTTCAGTCGATCAGCCAACGCATGGCTTATGCTGATCATCAGCTGGAACGCTTCCTGACGCTCAATGCCCTTAACTCGCAAAGCGTTCTGCGGCCGGGACAGCGCGTGAAGATCGTCGTTTGA
- a CDS encoding Flp family type IVb pilin — MQFVRKMLKNEKGATAIEYGLIAALIAVAAIGAMTSLGGKLGNTFNNVSGNLN; from the coding sequence ATGCAGTTCGTGCGTAAGATGCTGAAGAACGAAAAGGGTGCAACGGCCATCGAATACGGCCTCATCGCGGCTCTGATCGCCGTCGCCGCCATCGGCGCGATGACCAGCCTGGGCGGCAAGCTGGGCAACACCTTCAACAATGTTTCGGGCAATCTGAACTAA
- a CDS encoding Flp family type IVb pilin: MRGLIESISRSGLWQCQRGATAVEYGLILALVCLAMISALSNVADKTIGMWNNVATEVLAH, translated from the coding sequence ATGCGCGGTTTAATCGAAAGCATATCCCGATCGGGACTATGGCAGTGTCAGCGGGGCGCCACCGCGGTTGAATACGGCCTTATCCTGGCGCTGGTCTGCCTAGCCATGATTAGCGCCCTGTCCAATGTGGCCGACAAGACGATCGGCATGTGGAACAATGTCGCGACAGAAGTTCTCGCACATTAA